One Curtobacterium sp. BH-2-1-1 genomic region harbors:
- a CDS encoding ABC transporter permease codes for MTTIAPTPTSAPRVAPRPGIGGSGLGATVRQSFTMAYRGLVKVRRTPEQLFDVTLMPIVFTVMFTYIFGGAIAGDVSSYLPVIIPGILVQTNITSSIVTGVQLREDMDKGVFDRFKSLPIARIAPLAGALLADTVRYAIATAITFTVGIIMGLRPEGGAAAVVLAGVLVIVVAWSISWIFAYFGVVARTASSVSGIANLVLFPLTFLSNAFVPTDTLPGWLRWFTEVNPISHLITAVRELINHGAVTGDLWISLLGAAVVVAVFAPLTVRAYMRKA; via the coding sequence ATGACCACCATCGCCCCCACCCCCACCTCGGCGCCGCGGGTCGCCCCGCGCCCCGGCATCGGCGGCTCCGGACTCGGCGCGACCGTCCGACAGTCCTTCACGATGGCGTACCGCGGCCTGGTGAAGGTCCGTCGCACGCCCGAGCAGCTGTTCGACGTGACGCTCATGCCGATCGTCTTCACCGTGATGTTCACGTACATCTTCGGCGGCGCGATCGCCGGCGACGTGTCCAGCTACCTGCCCGTCATCATCCCCGGCATCCTCGTGCAGACGAACATCACGTCCTCGATCGTCACCGGTGTCCAGCTCCGCGAGGACATGGACAAGGGCGTGTTCGACCGCTTCAAGTCCCTGCCGATCGCCCGCATCGCGCCGCTCGCCGGTGCGCTGCTCGCCGACACGGTCCGGTACGCGATCGCCACCGCCATCACGTTCACGGTCGGGATCATCATGGGCCTGCGTCCCGAGGGCGGTGCCGCGGCGGTCGTGCTGGCCGGCGTGCTCGTGATCGTCGTCGCCTGGTCGATCAGCTGGATCTTCGCCTACTTCGGCGTGGTCGCCCGCACCGCGTCGAGCGTCTCCGGCATCGCCAACCTGGTGCTCTTCCCGCTGACGTTCCTGTCGAACGCGTTCGTCCCCACGGACACCCTGCCCGGCTGGCTGCGCTGGTTCACCGAGGTCAACCCGATCTCGCACCTCATCACCGCGGTCCGCGAGCTGATCAACCACGGCGCCGTCACCGGTGACCTCTGGATCAGCCTGCTCGGTGCCGCCGTGGTGGTCGCCGTGTTCGCGCCGCTGACGGTCCGCGCCTACATGCGGAAGGCGTAG
- a CDS encoding ATP-binding cassette domain-containing protein, producing the protein MTTTPLAVEAAGLVKTFGTNRAVDGVDLRVEAGTVYGVLGPNGAGKTTTISMLATLLKADAGEARIFGRDVRREAQAVRSLIGVTGQYASVDETLSATENLVIFSRLLGLGRAESKRKAAELLERFGLTEAASRPLKNFSGGMRRRLDLAASLIAQPPLLFLDEPTTGLDPRTRAQMWDTIRELVATGSTVLLTTQYLDEADQLADRIAVIDHGRVVAEGTGDELKASIGSSSLQLRLADPLRLDAARTIVRNSLGVDAVASPEGSRLTAPMSDPDRVTDLLVSFRDAGISLAEMSVQKPTLDEVFLQITGEAVVADASAAAEWSIA; encoded by the coding sequence ATGACCACCACACCGCTCGCGGTCGAGGCCGCCGGCCTCGTGAAGACCTTCGGGACGAACCGCGCAGTGGACGGTGTCGACCTCCGCGTGGAGGCCGGCACGGTCTACGGCGTGCTCGGCCCCAACGGCGCCGGCAAGACCACCACCATCTCCATGCTCGCGACGCTGCTCAAGGCGGACGCCGGCGAGGCCCGCATCTTCGGGCGGGACGTCCGCCGTGAGGCGCAGGCCGTCCGCTCCCTCATCGGCGTGACCGGCCAGTACGCGAGCGTCGACGAGACGCTCAGCGCGACCGAGAACCTCGTCATCTTCTCGCGCCTGCTCGGCCTGGGCCGCGCCGAGTCGAAGCGGAAGGCCGCCGAGCTGCTCGAGCGCTTCGGGCTGACCGAGGCGGCATCGCGTCCGTTGAAGAACTTCTCCGGGGGCATGCGTCGTCGTCTCGACCTCGCCGCGAGCCTCATCGCACAGCCCCCGCTGCTGTTCCTCGACGAGCCCACGACGGGTCTCGACCCCCGCACCCGCGCCCAGATGTGGGACACGATCCGGGAGCTCGTCGCGACCGGCTCCACCGTCCTGCTGACGACGCAGTACCTCGACGAGGCCGACCAGCTGGCCGACCGCATCGCCGTGATCGACCACGGCCGCGTCGTCGCCGAGGGCACGGGCGACGAGCTGAAGGCGTCCATCGGGTCGAGCTCGCTCCAGCTCCGGCTGGCCGACCCGCTCCGGCTCGACGCCGCGCGCACCATCGTGCGGAACAGCCTCGGCGTCGACGCGGTGGCCAGCCCCGAGGGCTCGCGCCTCACCGCGCCGATGTCCGACCCGGACCGCGTGACCGACCTGCTCGTGTCGTTCCGCGACGCCGGCATCTCCCTCGCCGAGATGAGCGTGCAGAAGCCCACGCTCGACGAGGTGTTCCTGCAAATTACCGGCGAAGCGGTGGTCGCTGACGCGTCCGCCGCCGCCGAATGGAGCATCGCATGA
- a CDS encoding tRNA pseudouridine(38-40) synthase TruA, with the protein MDETAGPQGGGDGGGVRLRLDIAYDGAAFSGWARQPGLRTVQGALEAALATVFTRWGEPPLLTVAGRTDAGVHATGQVAHLDLTPAQWDALAAKRGSGRSPLDGLVKRVNGIAAPEGDVVVTRASVAPEGFDARFSPLWRRYSYRIADADAWRDPRRRGHTVWHPTRLDPAAMERGALRLLGLHDFATFCKPREGATTIRTLQEFRWDREPDGVLVARLQADAFCHSMVRAMVGATIAVGEGRFGADRLEELRIAEARTSEFKVAPAKGLTLTEVGYPADDDLAARAAQTRARREAPDDGGTVGG; encoded by the coding sequence GTGGACGAGACGGCGGGCCCGCAGGGCGGCGGTGACGGTGGCGGCGTGCGGCTGCGGCTGGACATCGCGTACGACGGTGCGGCGTTCTCCGGGTGGGCCCGGCAGCCGGGTCTCCGGACCGTGCAGGGCGCGCTCGAGGCCGCGCTCGCCACCGTCTTCACCCGGTGGGGCGAGCCGCCGCTGCTCACCGTGGCCGGGCGCACCGACGCGGGCGTCCACGCCACGGGGCAGGTCGCCCACCTCGACCTCACACCGGCGCAGTGGGACGCGCTGGCCGCCAAGCGGGGGTCGGGGCGCTCGCCGCTGGACGGGCTCGTCAAGCGCGTGAACGGCATCGCGGCGCCGGAGGGGGACGTCGTCGTCACCCGGGCCTCGGTCGCGCCGGAGGGGTTCGACGCCCGGTTCTCGCCGCTGTGGCGCCGCTACTCGTACCGGATCGCGGACGCCGACGCCTGGCGCGATCCACGTCGACGGGGGCACACGGTCTGGCACCCGACGCGGTTGGACCCGGCGGCGATGGAGCGCGGTGCGCTGCGGCTGCTGGGGCTGCACGACTTCGCGACGTTCTGCAAGCCGCGCGAGGGGGCGACGACCATCCGGACGTTGCAGGAGTTCCGCTGGGACCGCGAGCCGGACGGCGTGCTGGTGGCGCGCCTCCAGGCCGACGCCTTCTGCCACTCGATGGTGCGCGCGATGGTGGGGGCGACGATCGCCGTCGGCGAGGGCCGGTTCGGTGCCGACCGGCTCGAGGAGCTGCGGATCGCCGAGGCCCGGACGAGCGAGTTCAAGGTCGCGCCGGCGAAGGGCCTCACCCTGACCGAGGTCGGGTACCCGGCGGACGACGACCTCGCGGCGCGGGCGGCGCAGACCCGTGCGCGACGCGAAGCGCCCGACGACGGCGGTACCGTCGGGGGATGA
- a CDS encoding MBL fold metallo-hydrolase has product MTSREPRSVVSVAPGVVFVEGPVSNWVVLAEEDGVALIDAGYPADTDLVLDTVRYAGHELDDLRRVYVTHGHVDHVGGIPGILERYPHVEVLAHADELDNVRGPARQQVTPAEIGGRLAAPRVLRWLARAVRSDALRPTAVPTARALTGADFVGRAIAPLPATGHTDGSTAYLLPAANAIVTGDAVVSRHDTQPSSWEPRPRMITSFFTADQERALESARALPIPDVLLPGHGPAVHRVGSTWRPIGS; this is encoded by the coding sequence ATGACCTCCCGCGAACCCCGCTCCGTCGTGTCCGTCGCACCCGGGGTGGTGTTCGTCGAGGGGCCCGTCTCGAACTGGGTGGTCCTCGCCGAGGAGGACGGTGTCGCACTGATCGACGCCGGCTACCCGGCCGACACCGACCTCGTGCTCGACACCGTGCGGTACGCCGGCCACGAGCTCGACGACCTGCGCCGGGTGTACGTCACGCACGGGCACGTCGACCACGTCGGCGGCATCCCCGGCATCCTCGAGCGGTACCCGCACGTCGAGGTGCTCGCCCACGCCGACGAGCTCGACAACGTGCGCGGGCCCGCGCGGCAGCAGGTGACGCCGGCCGAGATCGGCGGACGACTGGCCGCGCCCCGGGTCCTCCGGTGGCTCGCCCGCGCAGTGCGCTCCGACGCGCTGCGACCCACCGCGGTGCCGACCGCCCGCGCGCTCACGGGTGCGGACTTCGTCGGCCGGGCGATCGCGCCGCTGCCGGCCACCGGGCACACCGACGGGTCCACGGCCTACCTGCTGCCCGCCGCGAACGCGATCGTCACCGGGGACGCCGTCGTCAGCCGGCACGACACGCAGCCGTCGTCGTGGGAGCCGCGGCCGCGCATGATCACGTCGTTCTTCACGGCCGACCAGGAACGAGCGCTCGAGTCCGCGCGGGCGCTGCCGATCCCGGACGTCCTGCTCCCCGGACACGGGCCGGCCGTGCACCGCGTCGGGTCCACCTGGCGGCCGATCGGGTCCTGA
- a CDS encoding ExeM/NucH family extracellular endonuclease has translation MHRSVGRTLLCATAAAALVAAPLVSVSTATANPQGTGLVIAEAYLKGGSANQPFTNKFVELGNPTDSPVSVDGWSVQYRAATGTGAPSVGKLAGSVPAHGTYLVQMGSNGTNGEALPEPDAVTGLNPSGSTGTLVLADQATALTLPAGAVTTGTPGVVDLLGYGTSNTFETAVAPTGTANAVPDALTRQGTTDTDSNAADFRVTTTVTPENAAGETTQPTDPTDPTDPGDGGTTPAERVTIAQLQGTGDASPFAGKTVTTDGVVTAVYATGGFNGYTVQTAGTGGALDLGMHTASDAVFVYSSATVGSVAIGDAVRLTGTVSEFNGLTELTVPTAAGLTKLPAAGVVQPVPATLTFPRTDAQRESLESMLVAPQGDYTVADNYTTNQYGEVVLASGKQRLLQPTEVARPGSAEAAAVTADNAARKVVLDDGASTNFLSAANQSIPVSWLTQGPVTVGAAATFREPVVLDYRNDSWKFQPTSPITGATPAADLPASFSDVRTAAPENVGGDIRLAGFNVLNYFPTTGDQLTGCTYYTDRDGDPVTVRGGCDARGAANADDLARQQVKIVKAINGLGADVVSLEEIENSARFGQDRDAAVATLVAALNAATGKDTWAYAKSPSKLPSSEDVIRLALIYKKDRVQPVGSSTILTDSTAFTNARQPLAQAFAPVVAKPGKGKGAQKPSAKDTFLVIANHFKSKGSGEGVDADQGDGQGASNHSRVEQAKALVTFSTAMQRQARTDKVFMLGDFNAYSEEDPVVALEDAGYTDLGPTEDASEWSYVFSGLSGSLDHVFASPAALETVTGVDIWNINSVESVGLEYSRYDYNVTDLYQDDVYRASDHDPVVVGIDLPGVGTPGGGNPGPGGDPGHGGNPGHGGPIADALAALAALLAWLRSLFG, from the coding sequence ATGCACAGATCCGTCGGGCGCACTCTGCTGTGCGCCACCGCTGCAGCCGCGCTCGTCGCCGCTCCGCTCGTCTCCGTCTCCACGGCCACCGCGAACCCCCAGGGCACCGGGCTCGTCATCGCCGAGGCCTACCTCAAGGGCGGCAGCGCGAACCAGCCCTTCACGAACAAGTTCGTCGAACTCGGCAACCCCACCGACAGCCCCGTCAGCGTCGACGGCTGGTCGGTGCAGTACCGCGCGGCGACCGGTACCGGAGCGCCCTCGGTCGGCAAGCTCGCCGGCTCCGTGCCCGCACACGGCACCTACCTCGTGCAGATGGGCTCGAACGGCACGAACGGCGAGGCGCTGCCCGAGCCGGACGCCGTCACCGGGCTGAACCCCTCCGGGTCGACCGGCACCCTCGTCCTCGCCGACCAGGCGACGGCGCTGACACTCCCCGCCGGCGCCGTGACGACGGGCACACCCGGCGTCGTCGACCTGCTCGGCTACGGCACGTCGAACACCTTCGAGACCGCGGTCGCACCGACCGGCACGGCGAACGCCGTCCCGGACGCGCTCACCCGTCAGGGCACGACCGACACCGACTCGAACGCCGCCGACTTCCGGGTGACGACGACCGTCACGCCGGAGAACGCCGCGGGCGAGACCACGCAGCCGACGGACCCGACCGACCCCACCGACCCCGGTGACGGCGGCACGACCCCGGCCGAACGGGTCACGATCGCGCAGCTGCAGGGCACCGGCGATGCCTCGCCGTTCGCCGGGAAGACCGTCACGACCGACGGCGTCGTCACCGCGGTGTACGCCACCGGCGGCTTCAACGGCTACACGGTCCAGACCGCCGGCACCGGCGGCGCGCTCGACCTCGGGATGCACACCGCCTCCGACGCCGTCTTCGTCTACTCGTCGGCGACCGTCGGCAGCGTGGCGATCGGGGACGCGGTTCGCCTCACCGGCACGGTGTCCGAGTTCAACGGCCTGACCGAGCTGACCGTGCCCACCGCGGCCGGCCTGACGAAGCTCCCCGCCGCGGGGGTCGTCCAGCCGGTCCCGGCCACGCTGACGTTCCCGCGCACCGACGCACAGCGCGAGTCGCTCGAGAGCATGCTCGTGGCGCCGCAGGGCGACTACACCGTCGCGGACAACTACACGACGAACCAGTACGGCGAGGTCGTGCTGGCATCGGGGAAGCAGCGCCTGCTCCAGCCGACCGAGGTCGCTCGTCCGGGCAGTGCCGAGGCCGCCGCCGTGACCGCGGACAACGCGGCGCGCAAGGTCGTCCTCGACGACGGTGCGAGCACGAACTTCCTCAGCGCGGCGAACCAGTCGATCCCGGTGTCGTGGCTCACGCAGGGTCCGGTCACGGTCGGTGCCGCTGCGACCTTCCGCGAGCCGGTCGTCCTCGACTACCGGAACGACTCGTGGAAGTTCCAGCCGACGTCGCCGATCACCGGCGCCACCCCGGCTGCCGACCTGCCGGCGTCGTTCTCGGACGTCCGCACCGCGGCGCCCGAGAACGTCGGCGGTGACATCCGCCTCGCCGGGTTCAACGTCCTGAACTACTTCCCGACGACCGGCGACCAGCTCACCGGTTGCACGTACTACACCGACCGCGACGGCGACCCCGTGACCGTCCGGGGCGGCTGCGACGCCCGCGGTGCCGCGAACGCCGACGACCTCGCCCGCCAGCAGGTGAAGATCGTCAAGGCGATCAACGGCCTCGGCGCCGACGTCGTCTCCCTCGAGGAGATCGAGAACTCGGCGCGCTTCGGCCAGGACCGTGACGCGGCCGTGGCGACCCTCGTGGCCGCGCTCAACGCTGCGACCGGCAAGGACACCTGGGCGTACGCGAAGTCCCCGTCGAAGCTCCCGTCGAGCGAGGACGTCATCCGCCTCGCGCTCATCTACAAGAAGGACCGCGTGCAGCCGGTCGGCTCGTCGACGATCCTCACCGACTCGACGGCGTTCACGAACGCCCGCCAGCCGCTCGCGCAGGCCTTCGCCCCGGTCGTCGCGAAGCCCGGCAAGGGCAAGGGCGCGCAGAAGCCGTCGGCGAAGGACACCTTCCTGGTCATCGCCAACCACTTCAAGTCGAAGGGCTCCGGCGAGGGCGTCGACGCCGACCAGGGCGACGGGCAGGGTGCGTCGAACCACTCGCGCGTCGAGCAGGCGAAGGCGCTCGTGACGTTCTCGACCGCGATGCAGCGCCAGGCGCGGACCGACAAGGTGTTCATGCTCGGCGACTTCAACGCCTACAGCGAGGAGGACCCGGTCGTCGCCCTCGAGGACGCCGGCTACACGGACCTCGGCCCGACCGAGGACGCGTCCGAGTGGTCGTACGTCTTCAGTGGACTGAGCGGCTCGCTCGACCACGTGTTCGCGTCCCCTGCTGCGCTGGAGACCGTCACCGGCGTGGACATCTGGAACATCAACTCGGTTGAGTCTGTGGGCCTCGAGTACAGCCGGTACGACTACAACGTCACGGACCTGTACCAGGACGACGTGTACCGGGCGAGTGACCACGACCCGGTCGTGGTGGGTATCGACCTGCCGGGCGTCGGCACCCCGGGAGGCGGGAACCCCGGCCCCGGCGGCGACCCCGGACACGGCGGCAACCCGGGCCACGGCGGTCCGATCGCGGACGCGCTGGCGGCGCTCGCCGCCCTGCTCGCGTGGTTGCGGAGCCTCTTCGGCTGA
- the rplM gene encoding 50S ribosomal protein L13, giving the protein MTRTFSPKPADVQHDWIVIDATDVVLGRLATHAAALLRGKHKATFAQHMDMGDYVIIVNADKVALTGSKLAKKVYYRHSGYPGGLTATSYPEMLEKHPTRAVEKAIRGMLPKNTLGREQLKKLKVYAGAEHPHSAQQPKAYTFDQVAQ; this is encoded by the coding sequence GTGACTCGTACGTTCTCCCCGAAGCCGGCAGACGTCCAGCACGACTGGATCGTCATCGACGCGACCGACGTCGTCCTCGGCCGCCTCGCCACCCACGCCGCGGCGCTCCTGCGCGGCAAGCACAAGGCCACCTTCGCCCAGCACATGGACATGGGTGACTACGTCATCATCGTGAACGCCGACAAGGTCGCCCTGACCGGTTCGAAGCTCGCGAAGAAGGTCTACTACCGCCACTCGGGCTACCCGGGCGGCCTCACGGCGACCTCCTACCCGGAGATGCTCGAGAAGCACCCGACCCGCGCCGTCGAGAAGGCGATCCGCGGCATGCTCCCGAAGAACACCCTCGGTCGCGAGCAGCTCAAGAAGCTGAAGGTCTACGCCGGCGCGGAGCACCCGCACTCGGCGCAGCAGCCCAAGGCGTACACCTTCGACCAGGTCGCACAGTAG
- the rpsI gene encoding 30S ribosomal protein S9 has product MAQIADSLDQTPESFTTESAPAASEAAPRQILNVSGGAVGRRKEAIARVRLVPGSGSFVVNGRSLEDYFPNKLHQQLINDPFKVLELLGAYDVVARITGGGPSGQAGALRLAIARSLNEIDRENNRATLKKAGFLTRDARVIERKKAGLKKARKASQFSKR; this is encoded by the coding sequence ATGGCTCAGATCGCTGACTCCCTCGACCAGACCCCGGAGAGCTTCACCACGGAGAGCGCACCCGCCGCTTCCGAGGCCGCTCCCCGTCAGATCCTCAACGTCTCGGGCGGTGCCGTCGGGCGCCGCAAGGAGGCCATCGCACGCGTCCGTCTCGTCCCGGGCTCCGGCTCGTTCGTCGTGAACGGCCGCTCGCTCGAGGACTACTTCCCGAACAAGCTGCACCAGCAGCTCATCAACGACCCGTTCAAGGTGCTCGAGCTGCTCGGCGCCTACGACGTCGTCGCTCGCATCACCGGTGGTGGCCCCTCGGGTCAGGCTGGTGCGCTCCGTCTCGCAATCGCCCGTTCGCTGAACGAGATCGACCGCGAGAACAACCGCGCCACCCTCAAGAAGGCCGGCTTCCTCACCCGCGACGCCCGCGTCATCGAGCGCAAGAAGGCCGGTCTCAAGAAGGCCCGCAAGGCTTCGCAGTTCTCGAAGCGCTAG
- the glmM gene encoding phosphoglucosamine mutase, whose translation MPRLFGTDGVRGLANGELTAALALGLAQASAAVLTHGHHADARRASGRPRPRAVLARDPRVSGEFLGAAVAAGLASAGVDVLDAGVIPTPAAAFLVADIDADFGVMISASHNPAPDNGIKFFATGGRKLPDEVEDRIEAAMHDHSAPTPTGGDVGRITRFADAEDRYVVHLLGTLPHRLDGIHVVLDCANGAAAGVSPEVFVNAGARVTLIGADPDGMNINDGVGSTHIDNLARAVLSHGADVGIAHDGDADRCLAVDAAGNAIDGDQIMAILALSLQERGRLASDTLVATVMSNLGLKRAMADAGITMLETGVGDRYVLEKMTEGGYSLGGEQSGHIIFNEFATTGDGILTGLHLVAEMARTGKTLEQLASCMTVFPQVLVNVRGVDRHGLADQGVQDAVAAATAALGDAGRVLLRPSGTEPVVRVMVEAASQADAERIAEELAAVVRERLALDAA comes from the coding sequence ATGCCGCGTCTGTTCGGTACCGACGGGGTTCGTGGTCTCGCCAACGGCGAGCTGACGGCCGCGCTCGCACTGGGTCTTGCCCAGGCGAGCGCGGCCGTCCTCACACACGGACACCACGCGGACGCCCGCCGGGCGTCCGGTCGACCGCGCCCTCGTGCGGTCCTCGCGCGCGACCCGCGCGTCTCCGGCGAGTTCCTCGGTGCCGCGGTCGCGGCCGGGCTCGCCTCCGCCGGCGTCGACGTACTCGACGCCGGGGTCATCCCCACCCCCGCTGCGGCGTTCCTCGTCGCGGACATCGACGCCGACTTCGGCGTGATGATCTCCGCGTCGCACAACCCCGCTCCCGACAACGGGATCAAGTTCTTCGCCACGGGCGGCCGGAAGCTCCCGGACGAGGTCGAGGACCGCATCGAAGCGGCCATGCACGACCACTCCGCACCGACCCCCACCGGTGGCGACGTCGGCCGGATCACCCGGTTCGCCGACGCCGAGGACCGCTACGTCGTCCACCTGCTCGGCACGCTGCCGCACCGGCTCGACGGCATCCACGTCGTGCTCGACTGCGCGAACGGCGCCGCCGCGGGTGTCTCGCCCGAGGTGTTCGTCAACGCCGGGGCCCGCGTGACCCTGATCGGTGCCGACCCGGACGGCATGAACATCAACGACGGTGTCGGTTCCACCCACATCGACAACCTCGCCCGCGCGGTGCTCTCGCACGGTGCGGACGTCGGCATCGCCCACGACGGTGACGCGGACCGCTGTCTCGCGGTCGACGCCGCCGGCAACGCGATCGACGGCGACCAGATCATGGCGATCCTCGCGCTGTCGCTGCAGGAGCGCGGGCGCCTGGCGTCCGACACCCTCGTCGCGACGGTGATGTCGAACCTCGGGCTGAAGCGGGCCATGGCGGACGCGGGCATCACGATGCTCGAGACCGGTGTCGGCGACCGCTACGTCCTCGAGAAGATGACCGAGGGCGGGTACTCGCTCGGCGGCGAGCAGTCCGGCCACATCATCTTCAACGAGTTCGCGACCACCGGCGACGGCATCCTCACCGGGTTGCACCTCGTCGCCGAGATGGCCCGGACGGGCAAGACGCTCGAGCAGCTCGCGTCGTGCATGACGGTGTTCCCGCAGGTGCTCGTGAACGTGCGCGGGGTGGACCGGCACGGCCTGGCCGACCAGGGCGTGCAGGACGCCGTCGCCGCTGCGACCGCCGCACTCGGCGACGCGGGGCGCGTGCTGCTCCGGCCGTCCGGCACCGAGCCCGTCGTGCGGGTCATGGTCGAGGCGGCCTCCCAGGCCGATGCCGAGCGGATCGCCGAGGAGCTCGCGGCCGTGGTGCGCGAGCGCCTGGCGCTCGACGCGGCGTAG
- the coaA gene encoding type I pantothenate kinase, with protein sequence MPIPETTVAHPTPFVEIPRGEWAQLAPKEHLSLTETEIVQLRGLGDRLDMQEVQEVYLPLSRLLTLYAAGARNLHASTSAFLGDRAGRTPFVIGVAGSVAVGKSTVARLLRELTKRWPDTPRVELVTTDGFLYSNAELERRGIMDRKGFPESYDRRALLRFVSQVKSGATEVRAPYYSHLVYDIVPDAEIVVRQPDILIVEGLNVLAPPVHGRLALSDLFDFTIYVDAKTKDIEAWYVDRFLALQEEAFASPDSFFHRFASLSRSDAVQTATEVWRAINEPNLIENVLPTRSRATLVLKKAADHKVSSVLLRKI encoded by the coding sequence ATGCCGATCCCGGAGACCACCGTCGCGCACCCGACCCCCTTCGTGGAGATCCCGCGTGGCGAGTGGGCGCAGCTCGCTCCGAAGGAGCACCTGTCCCTCACCGAGACGGAGATCGTGCAGCTGCGCGGTCTCGGTGACCGCCTCGACATGCAGGAGGTGCAGGAGGTCTACCTGCCGCTGTCCCGCCTGCTGACGCTCTACGCGGCGGGCGCACGGAACCTGCACGCGTCGACGTCGGCCTTCCTGGGTGACCGAGCCGGGCGGACGCCGTTCGTGATCGGTGTCGCCGGGTCGGTCGCCGTCGGCAAGTCGACCGTCGCACGACTGCTGCGCGAGCTGACGAAGCGCTGGCCGGACACCCCGCGCGTGGAGCTCGTGACCACCGACGGGTTCCTCTACTCCAACGCCGAGCTCGAGCGGCGCGGGATCATGGACCGCAAGGGCTTCCCGGAGTCCTACGACCGCCGGGCCCTGCTGCGCTTCGTGAGCCAGGTGAAGAGCGGGGCAACCGAGGTCCGTGCGCCGTACTACTCGCACCTCGTGTACGACATCGTGCCGGACGCCGAGATCGTGGTGCGACAGCCGGACATCCTCATCGTCGAGGGCCTGAACGTGCTCGCGCCGCCGGTGCACGGGCGGCTGGCGTTGTCCGACCTCTTCGACTTCACGATCTACGTCGACGCGAAGACGAAGGACATCGAGGCCTGGTACGTCGACCGGTTCCTCGCGCTGCAGGAAGAGGCCTTCGCGAGCCCCGACTCGTTCTTCCACCGGTTCGCCTCGCTCTCCCGGTCGGATGCCGTGCAGACGGCGACCGAGGTGTGGCGGGCGATCAACGAGCCGAACCTGATCGAGAACGTGTTGCCGACGCGCTCCCGGGCGACCCTCGTGTTGAAGAAGGCGGCGGACCACAAGGTGTCGTCGGTGTTGCTCCGCAAGATCTGA
- a CDS encoding glutathione peroxidase has translation MGRFDDIAITTLHGEDTTFGAFADKAVLVVNVASRCGLAPQYEQLEALQKEYGPRGFTVLGFPSNQFLQELGSSEAIDEYCSTTWGVTFPMSEKVKVNGKSAHPLYQALKETPDADGKAGRVTWNFEKFLVAPDGTVTRFRPTTKPDAPQVIAAIEAALPA, from the coding sequence ATGGGACGCTTCGACGACATCGCGATCACGACGCTGCACGGTGAGGACACCACGTTCGGGGCGTTCGCGGACAAGGCGGTGCTCGTCGTGAACGTCGCGTCGCGCTGTGGCCTCGCTCCGCAGTACGAGCAGCTCGAGGCGCTCCAGAAGGAGTACGGGCCCCGCGGCTTCACGGTCCTGGGCTTCCCGAGCAACCAATTCCTGCAGGAGCTCGGCTCGTCCGAGGCGATCGACGAGTACTGCTCCACCACGTGGGGCGTCACCTTCCCGATGTCCGAGAAGGTCAAGGTGAACGGCAAGAGCGCCCACCCGCTCTACCAGGCGCTCAAGGAGACCCCGGACGCCGACGGCAAGGCCGGACGGGTCACGTGGAACTTCGAGAAGTTCCTGGTCGCCCCGGACGGCACGGTCACGCGGTTCCGCCCGACGACGAAGCCGGATGCACCGCAGGTGATCGCCGCGATCGAGGCGGCGCTGCCCGCCTGA